A genomic segment from Lutibacter sp. A80 encodes:
- a CDS encoding aminoacyl-histidine dipeptidase gives MNNDIRILEPKELWNNFADLNAVPRGSKKEERVIQFMVDFGNNLNLKTVVDPVGNVIIKKPASKGMENRKTIVMQSHLDMVHQKNADTVFNFDTEGIKMKIEGDWVTAEGTTLGADNGLGVAAIMSVLASKDIKHPAIEALFTIDEETGMTGAMGLQAGYLEGEILLNLDTEEDDEIDIGCAGGVDISIENSYNEVSTPTNSVGYTISITGLNGGHSGMDIHKGLGNANKIMNRVLNSVQDYIRISEINGGSLRNAIPRESFAIIAVYNSQKDIFLKTLKRISKDIKRELKTVDPNLEIVAEKTDLPKKVMTAISQTTLIKTLYAAHNGVYRMSNDMEDLVETSNNIARVIVKHELIQVLCLTRSSVETSKIDLANTIKAPFELAGYDVSLSGSYPGWKPNVDSEILNILTENYEKLFNSKANVVACHAGLECGILGTNYPEMDMISFGPTIQGAHSPDEKANIKSSQKFWKFLLTILENIPTRK, from the coding sequence ATGAATAATGATATTAGAATATTAGAGCCTAAAGAGCTTTGGAATAATTTTGCAGATTTAAATGCTGTTCCAAGAGGTTCAAAAAAAGAGGAGCGCGTTATACAATTTATGGTTGATTTTGGAAATAATTTAAACCTTAAAACTGTTGTTGACCCTGTTGGGAATGTAATAATAAAAAAACCTGCCTCAAAAGGTATGGAAAACCGTAAAACCATAGTAATGCAATCGCATTTAGATATGGTTCACCAAAAAAATGCAGATACTGTTTTTAATTTCGATACTGAAGGTATTAAAATGAAAATTGAAGGAGATTGGGTTACTGCTGAAGGTACAACTTTAGGAGCTGATAATGGTTTAGGTGTTGCAGCTATAATGAGTGTTTTAGCTTCTAAAGATATTAAACACCCTGCAATTGAAGCATTATTTACTATTGATGAAGAAACTGGTATGACAGGTGCTATGGGGTTACAAGCTGGATATTTAGAAGGTGAAATTTTATTAAATCTTGATACAGAAGAAGATGATGAAATTGACATAGGTTGTGCTGGTGGTGTTGACATCTCTATAGAAAACTCTTATAATGAAGTAAGTACACCAACTAATAGTGTTGGTTATACTATTTCAATTACAGGATTAAATGGTGGACATTCTGGAATGGATATTCACAAAGGTTTAGGGAATGCAAATAAAATAATGAATCGTGTATTAAACTCTGTACAAGATTATATCCGTATTTCTGAAATTAATGGTGGTAGTTTACGAAATGCAATTCCAAGAGAAAGTTTTGCAATTATTGCAGTTTACAATTCACAAAAAGATATTTTCTTAAAAACTTTAAAAAGAATTTCTAAAGACATAAAAAGAGAATTAAAAACTGTTGATCCAAATTTAGAAATTGTAGCTGAAAAAACTGATTTACCTAAAAAAGTAATGACTGCTATTAGTCAAACTACTCTAATAAAAACCTTATATGCTGCACATAATGGTGTTTATAGAATGAGTAATGATATGGAAGACTTAGTTGAAACTTCTAACAACATTGCACGTGTTATTGTAAAACATGAACTTATTCAGGTACTTTGCTTAACAAGATCTTCTGTAGAAACTTCTAAAATAGATTTAGCGAATACAATAAAAGCACCATTTGAATTAGCAGGTTACGACGTAAGCCTTTCTGGATCGTACCCTGGATGGAAACCAAATGTTGATTCTGAAATATTAAATATTTTAACTGAAAATTACGAAAAACTATTTAATAGTAAAGCAAATGTAGTTGCCTGCCATGCTGGTTTAGAATGTGGTATTTTAGGTACTAATTACCCAGAAATGGATATGATTTCTTTTGGACCTACAATTCAAGGAGCACACTCACCAGATGAAAAAGCAAATATTAAATCAAGTCAAAAATTCTGGAAATTTTTACTTACAATTTTAGAAAATATTCCTACAAGAAAATAA
- a CDS encoding nitroreductase family protein: protein MNIINSLEWRYATKKFNPSKKLSNQQINTLKKAFNLTATSFGLQPVKMIVISDKELQEKLVAHSYYQRQVADASHVLILCIENDITTEYINSYFDLEKKIRNVDESVIAGFRKQLIDMYQNKSIEEKQLSAKQQAYIILGNLLTVCAVEKIDACPMEGFIPEKIDELLNLNEQHLKSVLMLPVGFRSDDDLMGGMKKVRKPLNETIIEIIK, encoded by the coding sequence ATGAATATTATTAATAGTTTAGAATGGAGATACGCAACAAAAAAGTTCAATCCTTCTAAAAAACTATCAAATCAACAAATTAACACTTTAAAGAAAGCCTTTAATTTAACTGCAACTTCTTTTGGACTTCAGCCTGTAAAAATGATTGTAATTTCCGATAAAGAATTGCAAGAAAAACTTGTTGCACATTCATATTACCAACGTCAGGTTGCTGATGCTTCACATGTACTTATTTTATGTATTGAAAACGATATAACTACAGAATATATTAACAGCTATTTTGATTTAGAAAAAAAAATTAGAAATGTTGATGAATCCGTTATTGCTGGCTTCAGAAAACAATTAATTGATATGTATCAAAATAAATCTATTGAAGAAAAACAACTTTCTGCCAAACAACAAGCGTATATTATTTTAGGTAATTTACTTACTGTTTGTGCTGTAGAAAAAATTGATGCATGTCCAATGGAAGGATTTATACCTGAAAAAATTGACGAACTTTTAAATTTAAATGAACAACATTTAAAATCTGTTTTAATGCTTCCAGTAGGCTTTAGATCTGATGATGACCTTATGGGAGGTATGAAAAAAGTTCGTAAACCATTAAACGAAACAATTATAGAAATTATAAAATAA
- a CDS encoding acyl-CoA dehydrogenase family protein, with amino-acid sequence MATIKGGEFLIKEIKAEDIFISEEFNEEQKMMKEAVIEFIDREVWPHKERFENKDYALTEEVMRKAGEMGFLGVAIPEQYGGIGMGFVSTMLVTDYISSATGSLGTAFGAHTGIGTMPIFLYGTEAQKNKYLPLLTSGEKFGAYCLTEPGAGSDANSGKTTAELTADGTHYKINGQKMWISNAGFAEIFIVFARIEDDKNITAFIMEFDKENPNGVTLGEEEHKLGITSSSTRQVFFNDTLIPVENMLSERGKGFKIALNSLNVGRIKLGAACLDASRRIITESVKYGNERKQFKTAISNFGAIQKKYAEMSAKTFTLDAANYRAAKDIQNMIDDGLAAGKSHQDAELAAFQEYAIECAIIKVFGSEVSQFVSDEGIQIFGGMGFSKDTPMESAWRDARITRIYEGTNEINRLLTVGMLLKKAMKGEIDLLTPAMEVGNSLMGIPSFETPDFSELLSEEKAMIAKLKNAFLMISGQAVQKYGMELESHQQLILAAAEVLIEIYMAESAVLKAEKIAKTSSEKAAECQIAMAKLNLYNAIEKTSNMGKEAILYFSEGDEQRMMLMGLKRFTKYTNTPNPIKLRKVIAEKVISENKYCF; translated from the coding sequence ATGGCAACAATAAAAGGAGGAGAATTCCTAATCAAAGAAATTAAGGCTGAAGACATTTTTATTTCAGAAGAATTTAATGAAGAACAAAAAATGATGAAAGAAGCGGTTATAGAATTTATAGACCGTGAAGTTTGGCCTCATAAAGAACGTTTTGAAAATAAAGATTACGCACTTACAGAAGAAGTAATGCGTAAAGCTGGTGAAATGGGCTTTTTAGGTGTAGCAATTCCAGAACAATACGGTGGAATTGGAATGGGATTTGTTTCAACAATGTTAGTTACAGATTATATTTCTTCAGCAACTGGATCTTTAGGAACAGCTTTTGGAGCACATACTGGTATTGGAACAATGCCAATTTTCTTATACGGAACCGAAGCACAAAAAAATAAATATTTACCTCTTTTAACTTCAGGAGAAAAATTTGGAGCCTATTGTTTAACTGAACCTGGTGCTGGTAGTGATGCTAATTCTGGTAAAACAACTGCCGAATTAACTGCTGATGGAACACATTATAAAATTAACGGTCAAAAAATGTGGATTTCAAATGCAGGTTTTGCTGAAATTTTTATTGTATTTGCCCGTATAGAAGATGATAAAAACATTACTGCTTTTATCATGGAGTTTGATAAAGAAAATCCTAATGGAGTTACATTAGGTGAAGAAGAACATAAACTAGGTATTACCTCCTCTTCTACTCGACAAGTATTTTTTAACGACACATTAATTCCTGTTGAAAATATGCTTTCTGAAAGAGGCAAAGGTTTTAAAATTGCTTTAAATTCTTTAAACGTTGGTCGTATTAAATTAGGAGCAGCTTGTTTAGATGCCAGTAGAAGAATTATTACAGAATCTGTTAAATACGGAAACGAACGTAAGCAATTTAAAACTGCTATCTCTAATTTTGGTGCTATTCAAAAGAAATATGCTGAAATGAGCGCCAAAACATTTACGTTAGATGCAGCAAATTATAGAGCAGCAAAAGATATTCAGAATATGATTGATGATGGTTTAGCTGCTGGTAAATCGCATCAAGATGCAGAGTTAGCTGCTTTTCAAGAATATGCTATAGAATGTGCAATAATTAAAGTTTTTGGATCGGAAGTTTCTCAATTTGTTTCAGATGAAGGTATTCAAATTTTTGGAGGTATGGGATTCTCTAAAGATACACCTATGGAAAGTGCTTGGAGAGATGCTAGAATAACCAGAATATACGAAGGTACTAACGAAATAAACAGACTTTTAACTGTTGGTATGTTACTTAAAAAAGCAATGAAAGGAGAAATTGATTTATTAACTCCAGCAATGGAAGTTGGTAATAGCCTTATGGGAATTCCTTCTTTTGAAACTCCAGATTTTTCTGAATTACTTTCAGAAGAAAAAGCTATGATTGCAAAATTAAAAAATGCATTTTTAATGATTTCAGGACAAGCTGTTCAAAAGTATGGAATGGAATTAGAAAGTCATCAACAATTAATTTTAGCAGCTGCAGAAGTTCTTATAGAAATTTATATGGCTGAATCTGCAGTTTTAAAAGCTGAAAAAATAGCTAAAACTTCTTCAGAAAAAGCTGCCGAATGCCAAATTGCTATGGCAAAATTAAATTTATACAATGCAATTGAAAAAACTTCAAACATGGGAAAAGAAGCAATACTTTACTTTTCTGAAGGAGATGAACAACGTATGATGCTAATGGGATTAAAGCGTTTTACTAAATATACAAACACCCCAAACCCTATTAAACTAAGAAAAGTAATAGCTGAAAAAGTTATTTCTGAAAATAAATATTGTTTTTAA
- a CDS encoding DUF2851 family protein, translating to MNENLLHFIWKLKLFSLNNLETTNGEKIHIISNGIHNLNTGPDFLNAKIEIANQVWAGNVEIHINSSDWYRHKHEIDENYDAVILHVVWEHDVEIFRKNNAKISTLELKQYISKEFLNNYSQLFSKNKKWINCENDIQLANTFILDNWLERLYFERLEQKSTLINQILVSNNNNWEATLFCMLAKSFGLKVNGEAFLNFANSLDFSIVRKVASNKVQLEALFFGQAGLLSSTYESLYFEKLKSEYDYLKVKFNLKPISNGQVQFFRLRPNNFPTIRLSQLAFLYSKYQNLFSKIIEINTLELFYKLFEISTLPFWETHYTFEKESKKSTKKLTKSFIDLILINTIIPLKFVHLKSLGKTDFSVLLTVLEQIKPEKNIIISKFNNLKIKSPNAFKTQALLQLKNEYCSKQLCLQCAIGKTILNKS from the coding sequence ATGAACGAAAACTTATTACATTTTATATGGAAGCTTAAATTGTTTTCATTAAATAATTTAGAGACAACTAATGGAGAAAAAATTCATATTATTTCAAATGGAATTCATAATTTAAACACAGGTCCAGATTTTTTAAATGCTAAAATTGAAATAGCAAATCAGGTTTGGGCTGGTAATGTAGAAATTCATATAAATTCTTCGGATTGGTATAGGCACAAACACGAAATTGATGAAAATTATGATGCCGTTATATTACATGTTGTTTGGGAACATGATGTAGAAATTTTTAGAAAAAACAATGCCAAAATCTCAACATTAGAATTAAAACAATACATTTCAAAAGAGTTTTTGAATAATTATAGCCAACTTTTTAGTAAAAATAAAAAGTGGATAAATTGTGAAAATGACATACAATTGGCAAATACCTTTATTTTAGATAATTGGTTAGAACGTTTATATTTTGAAAGATTAGAGCAAAAATCAACATTAATCAATCAAATTTTAGTATCTAATAATAACAACTGGGAAGCCACGTTGTTTTGTATGTTGGCAAAAAGTTTTGGGTTAAAAGTTAATGGAGAAGCCTTTTTAAATTTTGCAAACTCGCTAGATTTTTCAATTGTTAGAAAAGTTGCAAGTAATAAAGTACAATTAGAAGCTTTATTTTTTGGGCAAGCAGGTTTACTTTCAAGTACATATGAATCACTTTATTTTGAAAAATTAAAAAGCGAATATGATTACCTTAAAGTAAAATTTAATTTAAAACCGATTTCAAACGGTCAAGTACAATTTTTTAGATTGCGTCCAAATAATTTTCCAACAATTAGACTGTCGCAATTGGCATTTTTATACAGTAAATATCAAAACTTGTTTTCAAAAATAATTGAAATAAATACGTTAGAGTTGTTTTACAAATTATTTGAAATTTCAACATTACCATTTTGGGAAACCCATTATACTTTTGAAAAAGAGTCTAAAAAAAGTACTAAAAAACTTACTAAATCATTTATAGATTTAATTTTAATAAATACTATAATTCCTTTAAAATTTGTACATTTAAAAAGCTTAGGTAAAACTGATTTTAGTGTATTACTTACCGTTTTAGAACAAATTAAGCCAGAAAAAAATATAATTATTTCTAAGTTTAATAACTTAAAAATTAAAAGTCCAAATGCTTTTAAAACTCAGGCATTATTACAGTTGAAAAACGAATATTGCAGCAAACAACTGTGTTTGCAATGTGCAATTGGTAAAACAATTTTGAATAAAAGTTAA